The Methanosarcina barkeri MS DNA window ACGGAATGCTTGTTGAGCTAATTCCTCTTTAAGCTAATTCCTTAAACTAATTCTTCTTTAAGACAGTCTCCGGGCAAATAAGCAGGCAAGGAAAAAATTCATTCCTGAATTCATAAGTCGTCTTTAAAGTTAATTAGCTCCTGCAAAACTCTCTTTTAAGGAGAAATATTACCGGCGTAGTGTTTTAAAAAATTTTAAATAGTATGTGTGCCAACTTTAACTAAATTTAAAAATTTTTATGAAATAAGTCGCTCTCTAAATTTAAAAATCATTACCTTTAGAAAATCCTAAGTGTTTTCTTATGCCCTACCCGGTTGTACATGTGCTATTCTTCGTATTCTGTATAAGTGCAGTAGCAGTTTTTGCTGCTGTCAGATCGTTTTTTCGAGGGGGGCTCTCTCATAAAGGCTTAACGAATTTAATATTTCTGCTATTCGTAGGCAGTATCTGTTCCTTATTTCCAGATATCATGATCATTCACAGCCTGCTCATAAACGGTACTATGGAGCATTGCTGGGCCGGCCCGATTCCAACACATTCACTTTTATTCAGTTTTCTCGCAGTCCTGTTCGGAACCGTTGCAGGATATGCTAAATACAGGGAGCCTGGCAGGGCAATGTATCTCGGACTTTTTGCAGAGGCAGCATTTGCATCTCACCTGTTGCTCGATGACATCAGTGAAGGCGGCTGTGAATACCTTTATCCATTATACGAGAAAAAAATCAGTGTATTTTCAATGATGGACGTGGGTTTTCGGGGAACCGGAATCTTTGATTACTTGATGGCATCTTTTGTGTCGGTCTTTTTTGTTTGTTCCATAATAATGATGGCACTCTTTGCCCTGAGTAAGTACGATTTTGAGCTAAACTACAAAGCAGAAAAATAAAATACCTAAGGTATTAAAATCAGGTTTTAAGTTCACCTACGCCTTCAAGTTTTTTAACAACCCTTGCAGGATAGCCCAGAGCAAGACTATTTGGAGAGATATTGCGGTTAACTACGGATCCAACCCCTATTATTGAGTTATCCCCGATTTCAACACCCTGCGTGATTATACATCCTGGATTCACAGAGACACCACGTCCGATTTTTATGGGAGCCATAGTTCTCGGATATGCCTGCCTTGTAGTCAAACTTCCTCTTGTATGTGCAGATAATATGCACCTATCACCGATTTCAGAATAATCATCTATCGTAATTAATTCGGGGTGTATCCTATCAAAAATCACGTCATAACCGACATATACATTCTCCCCGAGATTTACACCCCGCATCCTGTGTAATTTAGTTCTCCAAGAAGGAACGGGAGCGCTTGAGGCAAGCCGTTCTAGAATCCAGTTTTTAAAATATTTAATGCCAAAAAGAAGTTTATTACTGTGGTAATGTTCCGCAATTTCGCAAAAGGTTACCTGGTCTCTATTAGACACTGCAGTAGTCGTGCGAATACCCCCCATTTCCCTATAAAATTATTTTATATTTTTTCTTATCTATGCTATTTTTTAATCAAATTTTTTTACCATTTATCTTTAAAATTGTTTGTAATTATTTTTATCAGATTATTTATATTTATCTTTCAATTGGTATTTTGATAGATGACTAAATTTCCATAATTATGCTTAATGAATTTTAAGAATGATAATCTGCTGAGTACATTAATTCCCAGCCTGCTTAATAAACAGACGTCCAGACGACTTTTCCGTTAACTGCAACTCTCCCATTAACTTTTGTTTCTGCTTACAAGCTTCATAAGCAGTGATTTTTTTAATTCTACCGCATCGTTGGGGCAAAGTTCACGGCAGCAATAACAGTGAATGCATTTTTCCTCGTTAATTTTGAGTGTTCGGTTTATTTCTTCGATGGCATGTGCCGAGCAGTTCGAAACGCAGGCTTTGCAAAGTGCACAGTTTGAAGTGTTAATAATGGGTCTTACAGCCAACTGCTTTCTAAGGATTCTCATAAAGAAAGCTGGGATATAAGCAGTTATTCCACCTTCAGGGCTTTTGAACCTGACCTTTACTTTTTCCAGAGGTACTCCTACAACTTCAGGATGCTCGGTCCCGAAACCTCTTTCGAGTGCAGCTTTATTTGTAGGGACCTTTAAGGGATCGATTCCTATAAGCCCAGAGGCCACAATATCCAGGGCTACACAGTCATAACTAGCCATAATCACGCCTGCAAGGACAGGTGTACCATTGGATGGACCATTTCCTTCCATTCCGACTATCCCGTCCATAACTACAAGCTGGGGCTTAACAACAGAATATATATCAACAACTGCTTCTCCAAAACGGCGACGGTCTTCCAGGAAATGAACTTGTTTTCTGGTTTTTTGAGGTACGGCGCCGAAGAAATTTTTGACTGCCCCTGTATACAATGTGAGTTCATGGGTCTTGAGCTTTGGAAGCGAGATTACTATATCTGCCTCAAGTACAGCTTTTGAGATGTACAGATGAGAAAACTGCCTTGCTCCCGGAACATCAACCTCAACAAAACCTGAAGTCTCAAAATTGATAAGCTCAACCCCATGATCGGAAGCAACGCCCTCAATGCCAGACACTTTAAGCGCCTGCGAAGTCGTAGTCGATCCGGGTTTTACAATACCGGACCCGTCTCCTATAACTGGGATGCCTCCAGCTTCTGAGACAAGTTCGCACATAGCGGACACTATCGCCGGATGGGTGGTAAC harbors:
- a CDS encoding metal-dependent hydrolase, encoding MPYPVVHVLFFVFCISAVAVFAAVRSFFRGGLSHKGLTNLIFLLFVGSICSLFPDIMIIHSLLINGTMEHCWAGPIPTHSLLFSFLAVLFGTVAGYAKYREPGRAMYLGLFAEAAFASHLLLDDISEGGCEYLYPLYEKKISVFSMMDVGFRGTGIFDYLMASFVSVFFVCSIIMMALFALSKYDFELNYKAEK
- a CDS encoding acyltransferase is translated as MGGIRTTTAVSNRDQVTFCEIAEHYHSNKLLFGIKYFKNWILERLASSAPVPSWRTKLHRMRGVNLGENVYVGYDVIFDRIHPELITIDDYSEIGDRCILSAHTRGSLTTRQAYPRTMAPIKIGRGVSVNPGCIITQGVEIGDNSIIGVGSVVNRNISPNSLALGYPARVVKKLEGVGELKT
- a CDS encoding DUF362 domain-containing protein, giving the protein MDTRVSIVECQDYSNAKEAVKEALNLIGGLEKVIVPGSRVLLKPNVLSIRPPEDAVTTHPAIVSAMCELVSEAGGIPVIGDGSGIVKPGSTTTSQALKVSGIEGVASDHGVELINFETSGFVEVDVPGARQFSHLYISKAVLEADIVISLPKLKTHELTLYTGAVKNFFGAVPQKTRKQVHFLEDRRRFGEAVVDIYSVVKPQLVVMDGIVGMEGNGPSNGTPVLAGVIMASYDCVALDIVASGLIGIDPLKVPTNKAALERGFGTEHPEVVGVPLEKVKVRFKSPEGGITAYIPAFFMRILRKQLAVRPIINTSNCALCKACVSNCSAHAIEEINRTLKINEEKCIHCYCCRELCPNDAVELKKSLLMKLVSRNKS